One stretch of Cryomorphaceae bacterium 1068 DNA includes these proteins:
- the ychF gene encoding redox-regulated ATPase YchF: MALKCGIVGLPNVGKSTLFNCLSNAKAQSANFPFCTIEPNVGTITVPDERLNKLSELVNPERIVPTTIEIVDIAGLVKGASKGEGLGNKFLGNIRETDAIIHVLRCFDDDNVTHVDGSVNPVRDKEIIDIELQLKDLETVQKRAEASARAAKAGDKVAQKQLALLERYSQALEAGKSARTVEVDDTDLPFSKELQLLTNKPILYVCNVDEGSVADGNQYVDQVREAVKDENAEILIIGAAIEADIAELETYEERQEFLSDLGLDQPGVSKLIKAAYHLLNLRTYFTAGVKEVRAWTINNGFTAPQAAGVIHSDFEKGFIRAEVIKYNDYISLGSEPAVKEAGKLGVEGKEYVVEDGDIMHFRFNV; this comes from the coding sequence ATGGCTCTTAAGTGCGGAATCGTTGGATTACCCAATGTTGGAAAATCGACTCTCTTTAACTGTTTGTCCAATGCGAAAGCTCAGTCGGCAAACTTTCCTTTTTGTACCATTGAGCCAAATGTGGGAACAATAACTGTTCCTGATGAGCGCCTGAATAAACTCAGCGAGTTGGTTAACCCTGAGAGAATTGTTCCAACAACGATTGAAATTGTTGATATCGCGGGTCTGGTAAAAGGAGCCAGCAAAGGTGAAGGTCTCGGAAACAAATTCTTAGGAAATATTCGAGAGACTGATGCAATAATCCACGTTTTGCGATGCTTTGACGATGATAACGTCACCCATGTGGATGGTTCTGTTAATCCGGTCCGTGATAAAGAAATCATCGATATTGAATTACAGCTAAAAGATCTTGAGACTGTGCAGAAAAGAGCGGAAGCATCAGCCAGAGCTGCAAAGGCAGGAGATAAGGTCGCTCAAAAGCAATTAGCCCTTTTGGAACGTTATTCTCAGGCATTGGAGGCGGGTAAATCTGCCAGAACAGTGGAGGTTGATGATACAGACTTACCGTTTTCAAAAGAGTTACAATTACTGACGAATAAGCCAATTCTATACGTCTGCAATGTAGATGAGGGGTCAGTAGCCGACGGAAATCAGTATGTGGATCAGGTGCGTGAAGCTGTAAAGGATGAGAATGCCGAGATCCTTATCATCGGAGCGGCAATCGAAGCAGACATTGCTGAATTGGAGACTTATGAGGAACGTCAGGAGTTTCTATCCGATCTCGGATTGGATCAACCCGGTGTGAGTAAGCTTATCAAAGCCGCATACCACTTACTCAATTTAAGAACCTATTTTACAGCAGGAGTTAAAGAAGTGAGAGCTTGGACTATTAATAATGGATTTACGGCTCCGCAGGCTGCTGGTGTAATCCACAGCGATTTCGAAAAAGGTTTTATCCGTGCGGAGGTGATCAAGTACAATGATTACATCTCCCTAGGTTCGGAGCCCGCGGTTAAAGAGGCAGGGAAGCTCGGAGTCGAGGGAAAAGAATACGTTGTGGAAGATGGCGACATTATGCACTTCCGTTTCAACGTATAA
- a CDS encoding DNA topoisomerase IV subunit B gives MAETTDYTEDDIKSLDWKEHIRLRPGMYIGKLGNGSAYDDGIYILIKEVLDNSIDEFVMGNGKKIDITVKDGHVLVRDYGRGIPLGKLVDVVSKINTGAKYDSKAFKKSVGLNGVGTKAVNALSDYFEIDSFREGEGKKAIFERGVLISEESFKAPDERNGTRVYFRPDAEVFKSYKFKSEYIERLLWNYCYLNTGLSIWFNGTRFHSKNGLKDLLEEKSSDEPLYPIVHLKGDDIEVAFTHSGSYGEEYYSFVNGQHTTQGGTHQGAFREAFARVIKDFYGKNYEPTDIRSSVSAAIAVKVIEPVFESQTKTKLGSHEIEPGGKSMRAFIGDFLKEKLDNFLHKNPDVAEIIEKKIKANEKERKDLAGIRKLAKERAKKANLHNKKLRDCRQHYNDAKSGEKGKETMLFITEGDSASGSITKSRDVNTQAVFSLKGKPLNSYGLTKKIVYENEEFNLVQAALNIEDGLEGLRYNKIVIATDADVDGMHIRLLLMTFFLQFFPDLVKNNHLYILQTPLFRVRNKKETIYCYSEVERVNAIEHIGKSAEITRFKGLGEISPDEFKNFIGDDIRLEPVVLNKDSQLAELLRFYMGKNTQERQEFIIENLRVEKDSVEEVEELIEEVNA, from the coding sequence ATGGCGGAAACCACTGATTATACTGAAGATGATATTAAATCCCTGGACTGGAAGGAGCACATTCGCCTCAGGCCCGGAATGTACATTGGTAAGCTCGGAAACGGGAGTGCATACGATGACGGGATATACATTCTGATCAAGGAAGTTCTGGACAACTCCATCGACGAATTCGTTATGGGGAATGGAAAGAAAATCGATATCACGGTAAAAGACGGCCATGTATTGGTGCGTGACTACGGCCGAGGTATTCCCCTGGGCAAGTTGGTAGATGTAGTTAGTAAAATCAATACCGGAGCCAAATACGACAGCAAAGCATTTAAGAAATCTGTAGGTCTGAACGGTGTAGGAACCAAAGCAGTTAATGCTTTATCTGACTACTTCGAGATTGACTCGTTCCGAGAAGGAGAAGGGAAAAAAGCCATTTTTGAAAGGGGAGTACTTATTTCAGAAGAAAGCTTCAAAGCGCCCGATGAGAGAAACGGAACTCGAGTTTACTTTCGTCCGGATGCTGAAGTATTTAAGAGTTACAAGTTCAAGTCTGAATATATTGAAAGGCTACTTTGGAACTACTGCTACCTTAATACGGGGCTTAGCATTTGGTTCAATGGAACTAGATTTCATTCAAAGAATGGGCTGAAAGACCTTCTGGAAGAGAAGTCGTCTGACGAGCCTTTGTACCCGATAGTGCACCTCAAAGGCGATGATATCGAGGTGGCATTTACACACTCCGGGTCTTATGGAGAGGAGTATTACAGTTTTGTGAATGGTCAGCACACCACACAAGGAGGTACCCATCAGGGAGCGTTTCGTGAAGCATTCGCCAGAGTGATCAAGGATTTCTATGGTAAGAATTACGAGCCTACCGACATTCGTTCTAGTGTTTCGGCTGCTATAGCCGTAAAAGTGATTGAGCCTGTTTTTGAGTCTCAGACCAAAACCAAACTCGGTTCTCACGAAATAGAGCCCGGAGGTAAGAGCATGCGCGCCTTTATCGGTGACTTCTTGAAGGAGAAGCTCGACAATTTCTTGCATAAGAATCCTGATGTGGCTGAGATCATCGAAAAGAAGATAAAAGCAAACGAGAAGGAAAGAAAAGACTTAGCGGGAATTAGAAAGCTTGCCAAGGAGCGCGCTAAGAAGGCCAATCTTCACAACAAGAAGTTACGCGATTGCCGCCAACATTACAATGATGCGAAAAGCGGTGAGAAAGGAAAAGAAACGATGCTCTTCATCACAGAGGGAGATTCGGCATCAGGTTCCATTACCAAGTCGCGAGATGTCAATACTCAAGCGGTTTTTTCCTTAAAGGGAAAGCCGTTAAACAGCTATGGACTAACGAAAAAGATCGTTTACGAAAACGAAGAGTTTAACTTGGTTCAAGCAGCTTTGAATATCGAAGATGGTTTAGAAGGATTACGGTACAACAAAATCGTGATAGCCACGGATGCTGATGTTGATGGCATGCACATACGACTATTGCTGATGACATTCTTCCTGCAGTTTTTCCCTGACCTGGTGAAGAATAACCACCTTTACATTTTGCAAACGCCGCTGTTTCGCGTGAGAAACAAGAAAGAAACGATTTATTGCTATTCAGAAGTTGAGAGGGTAAATGCAATTGAGCATATCGGGAAATCTGCTGAGATAACCCGATTTAAAGGGCTAGGTGAGATTTCTCCGGATGAGTTTAAAAATTTCATTGGAGACGATATCCGGTTAGAGCCTGTAGTTCTCAATAAAGATTCTCAGTTGGCTGAGCTATTGAGATTCTATATGGGAAAGAATACCCAGGAAAGGCAAGAATTTATTATCGAAAATCTACGTGTGGAGAAGGATTCAGTTGAAGAAGTAGAGGAATTAATTGAAGAAGTAAATGCTTAA
- a CDS encoding DNA gyrase/topoisomerase IV subunit A: protein MAEEEKEDLNGQEPEGFLDARTDEEVIQVKGLYKNWFLDYASYVILERAVPAVNDGLKPVQRRILHAMKDLDDGRYNKVANIIGHTMKYHPHGDASIGDALVQLGQKDLLIDTQGNWGNTLTGDGSAAPRYIEARLSKFALEVVFNHKTTKWGLSYDGRNKEPFFLPVKFPLLLAQGAEGIAVGLACKILPHNFNELIDASIGILRGKKPNILPDFPNGGMADFTNYNDGLRGGKVRIRAKMRQQDKKTLIIDEIPHGTTTGSLIESIIKANDKGKIKIKKIEDNTSDKAEIIVHLPPNISPDKTMDALYAFTDCEVSISPNSCVIENEKPRFVGVNEILKINTEQTVELLKQELDIRKSELEEQWHFSSLEKIFIENRIYRDIEEAETWEEVIGNIDEGLKPHIKHLKRAVTEDDIVRLTEIRIKRISKFDKFKADEKIAGLEAELEEVQNYLDNLVDYAIDYYKKLKKKYGEGRDRKTEIKIFDSIEAAKVVVANKKLYVNREEGFIGYGLRKDEFVCDCSDIDDIIVFRNDGTMMVTKVDTKKFVGKDIVHVGVWKKGDKRTIYNMVYQDGPKGAAYVKRFPVNSITRDKEYDLTAGNKGSKLLYFTANPNGEAEVVQVLLRPKANLRKAKFDYDFADLAIKGRGAKGNTLSKHLIRKVEMKEEGASTLAPRKIWFDDVVQRLNPDGRGTFLGSFKGDNKILSVYQGGYYRISGYDLSTRFDEDLILIEKFDPEMVVTAVYWEGEKEQYNVKRFNPELSQKPVEFITEHENSRLEFATTHPAPIAKIQFDKRSADLEDEEVELAEFISVKGISAMGNRLTPNKVKAIDRIEPEMPTEEPDIEENKEGLKSDQASENTESENSDDSSGGQATLF from the coding sequence ATGGCTGAAGAAGAAAAAGAAGATTTAAACGGACAAGAACCTGAGGGCTTTTTGGACGCTCGTACTGACGAGGAGGTAATACAGGTAAAAGGGCTGTATAAAAACTGGTTTCTGGATTACGCATCTTATGTTATTCTAGAAAGAGCTGTACCTGCCGTAAACGATGGCTTGAAGCCTGTTCAGCGCCGTATCCTTCATGCCATGAAGGATTTGGATGATGGGCGCTACAACAAGGTAGCCAACATCATCGGTCATACAATGAAATATCACCCTCACGGTGATGCCTCCATCGGAGACGCTCTGGTTCAACTAGGACAAAAAGATCTGCTGATCGATACCCAGGGAAACTGGGGAAATACTTTAACGGGTGATGGTTCGGCTGCACCGCGGTACATCGAAGCACGCCTATCCAAGTTTGCGCTGGAAGTGGTCTTCAACCATAAGACCACTAAGTGGGGCTTGTCTTATGATGGTCGAAACAAAGAGCCTTTTTTCCTCCCTGTAAAGTTTCCGTTGCTACTCGCTCAAGGTGCTGAGGGCATTGCTGTGGGGCTTGCGTGTAAGATTCTTCCGCACAACTTCAATGAGCTCATTGATGCAAGTATTGGCATCCTCAGGGGAAAGAAGCCCAATATCCTGCCTGATTTTCCAAATGGCGGAATGGCTGATTTCACCAATTACAATGATGGTCTTCGAGGTGGCAAAGTTCGAATTCGAGCTAAAATGCGTCAGCAAGACAAGAAGACCTTAATCATCGACGAGATTCCCCATGGAACAACGACGGGCTCGTTGATCGAAAGTATCATCAAAGCCAATGACAAAGGGAAGATTAAGATCAAGAAGATCGAGGACAATACTTCTGACAAAGCCGAAATCATAGTTCACCTTCCGCCGAATATCTCACCTGACAAAACCATGGATGCGCTTTATGCTTTCACGGATTGTGAAGTGAGTATTTCTCCTAACTCCTGTGTTATCGAAAACGAGAAGCCTCGATTTGTCGGGGTAAACGAAATTCTCAAAATCAATACCGAACAAACAGTTGAATTGCTCAAGCAAGAGCTGGATATACGCAAAAGCGAACTTGAGGAACAATGGCATTTTTCATCGCTCGAGAAAATTTTCATCGAAAACCGAATATACCGTGATATAGAGGAAGCTGAGACTTGGGAAGAAGTGATTGGCAATATTGATGAAGGTTTAAAGCCACATATCAAACATCTTAAAAGAGCTGTAACTGAAGATGATATTGTTCGCCTTACTGAAATCAGAATCAAGCGTATTTCCAAATTTGATAAATTCAAGGCCGACGAAAAAATCGCTGGATTGGAAGCTGAACTTGAGGAGGTTCAGAATTACCTTGATAACTTGGTCGACTATGCCATCGACTATTACAAAAAACTCAAAAAGAAGTACGGAGAAGGTCGAGACCGAAAAACAGAGATTAAAATTTTCGACAGCATTGAAGCCGCTAAAGTAGTCGTGGCCAATAAGAAGCTGTACGTTAATCGTGAAGAAGGCTTTATCGGATACGGATTGCGTAAAGATGAGTTTGTCTGCGACTGTTCTGACATTGACGATATCATCGTTTTCCGCAATGACGGCACCATGATGGTGACAAAAGTGGACACGAAGAAATTTGTGGGAAAGGATATTGTGCATGTAGGTGTCTGGAAAAAAGGGGACAAACGCACCATTTACAATATGGTCTACCAAGACGGACCAAAAGGTGCTGCCTATGTAAAGCGGTTTCCTGTAAACAGCATTACGCGTGATAAAGAATACGACCTCACTGCAGGTAATAAAGGATCGAAGCTTCTCTATTTTACAGCAAACCCAAATGGTGAAGCAGAGGTCGTGCAAGTTCTTTTGCGCCCGAAGGCCAATTTGCGAAAGGCAAAATTTGATTACGACTTTGCCGATTTAGCGATAAAAGGTCGAGGTGCAAAGGGGAATACACTTTCGAAGCATCTGATCAGAAAGGTAGAAATGAAGGAAGAGGGAGCAAGTACCTTGGCTCCACGAAAAATTTGGTTTGATGATGTCGTCCAGCGTCTTAATCCCGACGGCAGAGGAACATTCTTAGGTTCGTTTAAAGGAGACAATAAAATACTATCGGTTTATCAAGGCGGTTACTACCGAATCAGCGGATATGATCTCAGCACCCGTTTTGACGAAGACTTGATTCTGATTGAAAAATTTGATCCTGAAATGGTTGTTACAGCCGTTTATTGGGAGGGAGAGAAGGAGCAGTATAATGTAAAGCGCTTCAACCCCGAGCTTTCGCAGAAGCCTGTTGAGTTTATTACTGAACACGAAAATTCAAGGTTGGAGTTTGCGACTACTCATCCGGCGCCCATTGCGAAAATTCAATTTGATAAACGAAGTGCAGACCTCGAAGATGAGGAAGTTGAGCTAGCCGAATTCATTTCGGTAAAAGGTATTTCAGCAATGGGAAATCGACTTACACCGAATAAGGTGAAAGCGATTGACAGGATTGAACCTGAAATGCCTACAGAAGAACCTGATATTGAAGAAAACAAAGAAGGATTGAAATCCGATCAAGCCTCTGAAAACACAGAATCAGAAAATTCAGACGATTCGAGTGGAGGACAGGCTACGCTATTTTAG
- a CDS encoding alpha/beta hydrolase: MKFKSLFVGASGRRSTFDMTYSPIRKNQDLVIFCHGYKGFKDWGPWNLVAQQFASSGYDFLKFNFSHNGGTVEDSIDFPDTEAFAKNTYSKELEDIGYILNRVEGGFQVNGELRKYDQIHLIGHSRGGGMAILAATKYVQIDKLITWAAVSDFSKRFNFNLDKWKSDGVAHVKNSRTGQMLPHNFSFYTDFIEHRNELDIPVAAKKVKIPWLIAHGQSDEAVCLSNADYLKSLNQDAKFLIIQKAGHTFGGTHPWKEETLPTKLKALADHTIDFIAG; encoded by the coding sequence ATGAAGTTTAAATCACTCTTCGTCGGCGCCTCAGGAAGGCGGTCAACTTTTGATATGACTTATTCTCCTATACGGAAAAATCAAGATTTAGTTATCTTCTGCCATGGTTATAAGGGGTTTAAGGACTGGGGGCCTTGGAATTTGGTCGCACAGCAATTTGCTTCATCAGGCTATGATTTTCTAAAATTCAATTTTTCGCACAATGGCGGAACCGTTGAAGATTCGATTGATTTCCCCGATACTGAAGCGTTCGCAAAAAACACTTATTCTAAAGAATTGGAAGACATCGGATACATCCTTAATAGAGTTGAAGGAGGTTTTCAAGTAAATGGTGAGTTGAGAAAATATGATCAAATTCATTTAATCGGCCATAGTAGAGGAGGAGGTATGGCAATTCTGGCAGCCACTAAGTATGTTCAAATTGACAAACTCATAACTTGGGCAGCAGTTTCGGACTTTAGCAAACGCTTTAATTTCAACTTGGATAAGTGGAAATCTGACGGAGTTGCACATGTAAAGAATAGTCGCACAGGACAAATGCTTCCTCATAACTTCTCTTTTTATACCGATTTTATTGAACATCGGAATGAATTGGATATTCCCGTTGCAGCAAAAAAGGTCAAGATTCCTTGGCTTATTGCACATGGTCAAAGTGACGAAGCTGTTTGTTTATCAAATGCAGACTATCTCAAGTCTTTGAATCAGGACGCAAAATTTCTGATTATCCAGAAAGCCGGTCACACATTCGGGGGGACCCATCCATGGAAAGAAGAAACGCTTCCTACAAAATTGAAGGCATTAGCAGATCACACGATTGATTTTATTGCAGGTTAA
- the tsaD gene encoding tRNA (adenosine(37)-N6)-threonylcarbamoyltransferase complex transferase subunit TsaD, whose product MNEREPFIVLGIESSCDDTSASVIKNDRILANVVATQTIHEAYGGVVPELASRAHQKSIIPVVDAALKEAGIHAKELSAIAYTRGPGLLGSLLVGSSFAKSMAQSLGIPALPIHHMKAHVLAHFINDGSATPPFPFLCLTVSGGHTQLIKVQNADSFIILGETMDDAAGEAFDKAAKMMGLPYPGGPEVDQLAEKGDPLSHIFSWPKVNGHNFSFSGLKTNILNYLEKNRRRDPDFVKMNLEDLCASVRYTIVEILMKELVEVAREQGLKHIALAGGVSANRGLRKALEEKAVELGWTTYVPKMEYCTDNGAMIAIAGYYKLIAGETGQMDVAATARWKMD is encoded by the coding sequence TTGAACGAGAGAGAGCCTTTTATTGTATTGGGAATCGAATCTTCTTGCGACGATACTTCCGCTTCGGTGATCAAGAATGACAGAATTCTTGCCAACGTTGTTGCCACCCAAACCATTCACGAAGCATATGGAGGCGTAGTTCCCGAACTCGCATCTCGGGCTCATCAAAAGAGTATTATTCCAGTTGTCGACGCTGCTTTGAAAGAGGCAGGTATTCACGCTAAAGAGCTGTCAGCCATTGCGTACACAAGAGGTCCGGGTTTGCTAGGATCACTTTTAGTCGGCAGCTCATTTGCCAAGAGCATGGCTCAGTCATTGGGTATTCCCGCGCTACCGATACATCATATGAAGGCCCATGTTTTAGCGCACTTCATCAATGACGGAAGTGCTACTCCACCTTTTCCATTTTTATGCCTTACTGTAAGTGGTGGACATACTCAGCTGATCAAAGTACAAAACGCCGATTCATTCATCATTTTGGGAGAGACTATGGATGACGCAGCGGGAGAAGCATTTGACAAAGCCGCAAAAATGATGGGCTTGCCATATCCGGGAGGGCCTGAGGTTGATCAGTTAGCAGAGAAGGGCGATCCGCTGTCCCATATATTTTCGTGGCCCAAGGTTAACGGTCACAATTTCAGTTTCAGCGGATTGAAAACAAATATCCTCAACTATCTCGAAAAAAACAGACGACGGGACCCTGATTTCGTAAAAATGAATCTGGAAGATTTGTGCGCTTCCGTTAGGTATACCATCGTCGAAATCCTGATGAAAGAGCTGGTAGAAGTAGCGCGAGAACAAGGTCTTAAACACATTGCGCTTGCCGGAGGCGTATCGGCAAACCGAGGATTGAGAAAAGCTCTTGAAGAGAAAGCTGTAGAATTAGGTTGGACCACTTATGTTCCGAAGATGGAATACTGCACTGACAATGGCGCTATGATCGCAATTGCAGGGTATTATAAACTAATTGCCGGTGAGACCGGCCAGATGGATGTAGCTGCAACAGCTCGCTGGAAAATGGATTAA